One Festucalex cinctus isolate MCC-2025b chromosome 1, RoL_Fcin_1.0, whole genome shotgun sequence genomic region harbors:
- the rdh8a gene encoding retinol dehydrogenase 8a, with the protein MANGGQKVVLITGCSSGIGLRIAVTLARDEKKRYHVIATMRDLKKKNKLVEAAGEAYGKNLVLLPLDVCSDESVKQCINSVKDRHVDILINNAGVGLLGPVESISIDEMKRVFETNFFGVVRMIKEVMPDMKKRRSGHIVVMSSVMGLQGVVFNDVYTASKFAMEGFCESMAVQLMKFNVRLSMIEPGPVHTEFETKMMEDVAKMEYPGVDADTVRYFKDVYLPSSTDIFEAMGQTPEDIAKCTKNVIESSSPRFRNLTNSLYTPIVALKYADETGGLSVNTFYNLLFNLGPLMHITMSILKCLTCSCLRRRTISPN; encoded by the exons ATGGCGAACGGTGGGCAGAAAGTTGTGCTGATCACCGGCTGCTCCTCCGGCATCGGCCTGAGAATCGCCGTCACGCTGGCCAGAGATGAGAAGAAGCGTTACCATG TCATCGCGACCATGCGGGacctgaagaagaagaacaagctCGTCGAGGCGGCAGGAGAGGCGTACGGGAAGAACTTGGTGCTGCTGCCGCTCGACGTGTGCAGCGACGAATCGGTCAAGCAGTGTATTAACAGCGTGAAGGACCGTCATGTTGATATCTTGA TAAACAACGCGGGCGTGGGCTTGCTAGGCCCCGTGGAGAGCATCAGCATCGATGAGATGAAGCGAGTGTTCGAGACCAACTTCTTTGGAGTCGTGCGCATGATTAAAGAGGTGATGCCGGACATGAAGAAGAGGCGGTCCGGACATATTGTGGTCATGAGCAGCGTCATGGGACTTCAGG GAGTTGTGTTCAACGACGTTTACACTGCTTCCAAGTTTGCCATGGAGGGCTTTTGCGAGAGCATGGCCGTGCAGCTGATGAAGTTCAACGTCAG ATTGTCGATGATCGAGCCGGGTCCAGTGCACACGGAGTTTGAGACAAAGATGATGGAGGACGTGGCCAAGATGGAGTACCCGGGCGTGGACGCCGACACGGTTCGTTACTTTAAAGACGTTTACCTGCCATCGTCTACAGATATCTTCGAAGCAATGGGTCAGACGCCGGAGGACATAGCCAAA TGCACGAAGAACGTGATCGAGTCGAGCAGCCCCCGTTTCAGGAATCTGACCAACAGCCTGTACACGCCCATCGTGGCCCTGAAGTATGCCGACGAGACCGGAGGGCTGTCGGTCAACACCTTCTACAACCTGCTCTTTAATTTGGGACCTCTCATGCACATCACCATGAGCATCCTCAAGTGCCTGACGTGTAGCTGCCTGCGCCGGCGCACCATTTCGCCTAACTGA